Below is a genomic region from Escherichia ruysiae.
CGGTGAACCTGTCACGTTAGACTGGAAAGGATATGACCATTTTGCCACGCCATAAAGATGTCGCGAAAAGTCGCCTGAAAATGAGTAACCCGTGGCACTTATTGGCTACGGGGTTCGGGAGTGGGTTAAGTCCGATTGTCCCTGGTACGATGGGCTCGCTGGCGGCGATTCCGTTCTGGTATCTGATGACCTTTTTGCCCTGGCAGCTCTATTCGCTGGTGGTGATGCTGGGGATCTGTATCGGTGTCTATCTTTGCCATCAGACGGCGAAAGATATGGGCGTGCACGATCACGGCAGTATCGTCTGGGACGAATTTATTGGCATGTGGATCACCCTGATGGCGCTGCCGACCAATGACTGGCAGTGGGTTGCCGCCGGGTTTGTGATTTTCCGTATTCTGGATATGTGGAAACCGTGGCCGATCCGCTGGTTTGATCGCAATGTGCATGGCGGCATGGGGATCATGATCGATGATATTGTCGCTGGGGTGATTTCCGCTGGAATACTCTATTTTATCGGCCATCACTGGCCGATGGGTATTCTGTCGTAGGCCGAATAAGGCGTTCACGCCGCATCCGGCGGTTGCGCACCGATGCCTGATACGACGTGAACGCCTTATCAGGCCTGGATATCTATTTAAATCCTACTATCGGATGGGGTTTATACGGCGTTTCCAGTTCGGCAATCTGCTCTGGTTTTAGCGTGATATCCACCGCGTTCAGCAACTCATCAAGCTGTTCTTCCCGCGAAGTTCCGATAATCGGCGCGGCAATGCCCGGTTTGCTCAATAGCCACGCCAGCGCCACTTGTGCTCGCGTAGCCCCCAATTCTTCACTCACGCCCGTTAATCGTTCTGCAATCTGCGCGTCATTTTCGTCGCTTTCGTTGTAGAGATTTTTTCCTACTTCATCGGAAACTAATCGTGCGGTGGTTTCTCCCCACGGACGAGTCAGACGTCCCCGCGCCAGCGGGCTCCACGGGATCACCGCGACGCCCTCCTGATAACATAGCGGCAGCATCTCGCGTTCTTCTTCGCGATAAATCAGATTGTAGTGATCCTGCATACTGACAAACTGCGCCCAGCCGTGCTGTTTTTGCAGCTCCAGAGCCTGAGCAAACTGCGAGGCGTGCATGGATGACGCGCCGATATAACGCGCTTTCCCGGCTTTTACCACGTCGTTCAGGGCTTCCAGCGTCTCTTCGATCGGCGTGTTGTAATCCCAGCGATGAATTTGCAGGATATCAACATAATCCATGCCGAGACGGCGCAGGCTGTCGTCAATAGAGCGCAAAATTTGTGCGCGGGATAATCCTTCTGGCAAATCACCGACACGATGGAACACTTTGGTGGCAACGACCACGTCTTCACGGCGGGCGAAATCCCGCAATGCGCGACCGACTATCTCTTCGCTGCTGCCGTCAGAATAGCTGTTGGCGGTATCAAAGAAATTTATGCCGCCTTCCAGCGCACGTTTGATGATTGGACGGCTGCTCTCTTCCGGCAGTGTCCATGCGTGATTACCGCGATCTGGCTCGCCAAAGGTCATACAGCCAAGGCAAAGTCGGGAAACGCGAAGGTCGGTTTTTCCTAAGGGGTTGTATTGCATGCTGCCACTCCTGCCATGAATAATTTCTTAAGCATAGCAGGAGTGGAGTAGGGATTATGCCAGCCAGGCCTTGATTTTGGCTTCCATTCCGGCGGCATCGAGGCCGAGCTCGGCGCGCATTTCTTCCTGAGTTCCTTGCGGAATAAAGAAGTCCGGCAGGCCAATGTTCAGTACCGGCACCGGTTTACGATGAGCCATCAGCACTTCGTTCACGCCACTGCCCGCGCCGCCCATAATGGCGTTTTCTTCAACGGTGACCAGCGCCTCATGGCTGGCGGCCATTTCCAGAATTAACGCTTCATCAAGCGGCTTCACAAAACGCATATCGACCAGCGTAGCGTTCAGCGATTCGGCGACTTTCGCCGCTTCTGGCATTAGCGTACCAAAGTTGAGGATCGCTAGCTTTTCACCACGACGCTTCACGATGCCTTTGCCAATCGGCAGTTTTTCCAGCGGCGTCAGCTCCACGCCGACGGCATTGCCGCGCGGGTAGCGCACCGCTGACGGCCCCTCGTTATAGTGATAGCCGGTATGGAGCATTTGGCGACATTCGTTTTCATCGCTCGGGGTCATAATGACCATTTCCGGAATGCAGCGCAGGTAAGAGAGATCAAACGCGCCCTGATGGGTTTGACCGTCAGCACCAACAATGCCCGCGCGGTCGATGGCGAACAGAACCGGTAGCTTTTGAATCGCCACGTCATGCAGTACCTGATCATAGGCGCGTTGCAGGAAGGTGGAGTAGATCGCCACGATTGGTTTGTACCCCCCAATCGCCAGACCCGCAGCAAAGGTCACTGCGTGTTGCTCAGCGATTGCCACATCAAAATAGCGATCCGGGAATTTACGTGAGAATTCGACCATGCCAGAACCTTCACGCATCGCCGGAGTAATCGCCATCAGCTTGTTGTCTTTCGCTGCGGTTTCGCACAACCAGTCGCCAAAGATTTTTGAATAGCTCGGCAAACCGCCGCTACTTTTCGGCAAACAACCGCTGGAGGGATCAAATTTAGGCACGGCGTGGAAGGTGATAGGGTCTTTTTCTGCCGGTTCATAACCACGACCTTTTTTAGTCATGATATGCAGGAACTGTGGGCCTTTCAGGTCGCGCATGTTCTTAAGCGTAGTGATAAGCCCCAGCACATCGTGACCGTCCACCGGGCCGATGTAGTTAAAGCCCAGCTCTTCAAACAACGTGCCAGGCACCACCATGCCTTTAATATGTTCTTCGGTACGTTTGAGCAGTTCTTTAATTGGCGGAACGCCAGAGAAAACTTTTTTCCCGCCTTCGCGCAGTGAAGAGTAAAGCTTACCAGAAAGTAGCTGCGCCAGATGGTTGTTGAGCGCGCCGACATTTTCGGAAATCGACATTTCATTGTCGTTAAGGACAACCAGCATATCAGGACGGATATCACCCGCATGGTTCATTGCTTCAAACGCCATGCCAGCGGTAATCGCGCCATCGCCAATGACACAGACGGTGCGGCGATTTTTGCCTTCTTTCTCAGCAGCAACCGCAATACCAATTCCGGCACTGATGGAGGTTGATGAATGCCCGACGCTTAATACGTCATATTCGCTTTCGCCGCGCCACGGGAACGGATGCAGACCGCCTTTCTGACGGATGGTGCCGATTTTGTCGCGGCGTCCGGTCAAAATTTTATGCGGATAAGCCTGATGCCCCACATCCCAAATCAATTGGTCAAAAGGAGTGTTGTAGACATAGTGCAGCGCCACGGTCAGTTCGACCGTGCCCAGCCCGGAGGCGAAGTGCCCGCTGGAACGGCTCACGCTGTCGAGTAAATAGCGGCGCAGTTCGTCGCAGAGTTTCGGTAAACTCTCTTTTGGCAACAGTCGTAACTCCTGGGTGGAGTCGACCAGTGCCAGGGTCGGGTATTTGGCAATATCAAAACTCATCAGGGGCCTATTAATACTTATTGTTTATTTATTACGCTGGATGATGTAGTCCGCTAGCGCTTCCAGTGCCGAGGTATCGAGTGACTGTTCAGCCAGTTGTTTCAGCGACTGACGGGCATCGTCGATCAGATCCCGGGCTTTCTTCCGGGCTTGCTCAAGACCCAGAAGTGCAGGGTAGGTACTTTTACCAAGTTGCTGGTCGGCACCCTGGCGTTTACCCAACGTTGCAGTATCTCCCACCACATCCAGGATGTCATCCTGAACCTGGAAGGCAAGGCCGATGCTCTCTGCATACTTGTCGAGTATAGGCAGTGCATTTCGTCCTTTATCTCCGGCGCTTAATGCACCAAGGCGAACGGCGGCGCGAATCAATGCGCCGGTTTTATGACGATGAATACGCTCAAGCGCCTCCAGAGGTATGTGTTTGCCTTCTGCGTCTAAATCTAATGCCTGACCGCCGCACATTCCGGCAATACCGCTGGCATTTGCCAGTTCAGAAATCATCGCAATTCTGTCGCGATCTGATACTTCCGGCATATCGGCATCGCTTAAAATCGAAAACGCCAGCGTTTGTAAAGCATCGCCAGCAAGAATTGCGTTCGCTTCGCCAAACTTCACATGGCAGGTCGGCAACCCGCGACGCAGATCGTCATCATCCATTGCCGGTAAA
It encodes:
- the pgpA gene encoding phosphatidylglycerophosphatase A; protein product: MTILPRHKDVAKSRLKMSNPWHLLATGFGSGLSPIVPGTMGSLAAIPFWYLMTFLPWQLYSLVVMLGICIGVYLCHQTAKDMGVHDHGSIVWDEFIGMWITLMALPTNDWQWVAAGFVIFRILDMWKPWPIRWFDRNVHGGMGIMIDDIVAGVISAGILYFIGHHWPMGILS
- the yajO gene encoding 1-deoxyxylulose-5-phosphate synthase YajO; its protein translation is MQYNPLGKTDLRVSRLCLGCMTFGEPDRGNHAWTLPEESSRPIIKRALEGGINFFDTANSYSDGSSEEIVGRALRDFARREDVVVATKVFHRVGDLPEGLSRAQILRSIDDSLRRLGMDYVDILQIHRWDYNTPIEETLEALNDVVKAGKARYIGASSMHASQFAQALELQKQHGWAQFVSMQDHYNLIYREEEREMLPLCYQEGVAVIPWSPLARGRLTRPWGETTARLVSDEVGKNLYNESDENDAQIAERLTGVSEELGATRAQVALAWLLSKPGIAAPIIGTSREEQLDELLNAVDITLKPEQIAELETPYKPHPIVGFK
- the dxs gene encoding 1-deoxy-D-xylulose-5-phosphate synthase produces the protein MSFDIAKYPTLALVDSTQELRLLPKESLPKLCDELRRYLLDSVSRSSGHFASGLGTVELTVALHYVYNTPFDQLIWDVGHQAYPHKILTGRRDKIGTIRQKGGLHPFPWRGESEYDVLSVGHSSTSISAGIGIAVAAEKEGKNRRTVCVIGDGAITAGMAFEAMNHAGDIRPDMLVVLNDNEMSISENVGALNNHLAQLLSGKLYSSLREGGKKVFSGVPPIKELLKRTEEHIKGMVVPGTLFEELGFNYIGPVDGHDVLGLITTLKNMRDLKGPQFLHIMTKKGRGYEPAEKDPITFHAVPKFDPSSGCLPKSSGGLPSYSKIFGDWLCETAAKDNKLMAITPAMREGSGMVEFSRKFPDRYFDVAIAEQHAVTFAAGLAIGGYKPIVAIYSTFLQRAYDQVLHDVAIQKLPVLFAIDRAGIVGADGQTHQGAFDLSYLRCIPEMVIMTPSDENECRQMLHTGYHYNEGPSAVRYPRGNAVGVELTPLEKLPIGKGIVKRRGEKLAILNFGTLMPEAAKVAESLNATLVDMRFVKPLDEALILEMAASHEALVTVEENAIMGGAGSGVNEVLMAHRKPVPVLNIGLPDFFIPQGTQEEMRAELGLDAAGMEAKIKAWLA
- the ispA gene encoding (2E,6E)-farnesyl diphosphate synthase, which encodes MDFPQQLEACVKQANQALSRFIAPLPFQNTPVVETMQYGALLGGKRLRPFLVYATGQMLGVSMSTLDAPAAAVECIHAYSLIHDDLPAMDDDDLRRGLPTCHVKFGEANAILAGDALQTLAFSILSDADMPEVSDRDRIAMISELANASGIAGMCGGQALDLDAEGKHIPLEALERIHRHKTGALIRAAVRLGALSAGDKGRNALPILDKYAESIGLAFQVQDDILDVVGDTATLGKRQGADQQLGKSTYPALLGLEQARKKARDLIDDARQSLKQLAEQSLDTSALEALADYIIQRNK